The Brassica napus cultivar Da-Ae chromosome C7, Da-Ae, whole genome shotgun sequence genome has a segment encoding these proteins:
- the LOC106391063 gene encoding polyadenylate-binding protein-interacting protein 6-like, with protein sequence MVSELAVKAGGSGLNPNAAAYVPLYKREADSAKPAAAAAATHDVQHQPYGYGVQGKGSFPGSHMRDDDSEMEMEFLLASFSDLSDESIRDVYLANNGDLDATIEMLTQLEVNLFHQYPFHT encoded by the exons ATGG TATCTGAATTAGCAGTGAAGGCAGGAGGATCAGGATTGAATCCGAACGCAGCAGCTTACGTACCACTCTACAAAAGAGAAGCTGATTCTGCAAaacctgctgctgctgctgctgccacACATGACGTTCAGCACCAACCCTATGGTTATGGAGTCCAAGGGAAGGGAAGTTTTCCAGGCTCTCACATGAGGGATGATGATTCGGAGATGGAGATGGAGTTCCTTTTGGCTTCATTCTCTGATTTGTCAGATGAGTCTATCCGTGATGTTTACttggccaacaatggtgatctTGATGCAACTATCGAAATGCTCACTCAACTTGAGGTAAACCTATTTCACCAGTATCCATTTCACACTTAA